The following are encoded in a window of Gossypium raimondii isolate GPD5lz chromosome 13, ASM2569854v1, whole genome shotgun sequence genomic DNA:
- the LOC105784193 gene encoding protein NRT1/ PTR FAMILY 4.6 — MEGGYQNTRWEGYVDWRNKPALRGKHGGMLAASFALVVEVLENLAYLANASNLVLYLSKYMHLSPSKSANNVTNFMGTAFLLALLGGFLSDAFFTTYHIYLISALIEFLGLIILTIQARTPSLKPPTCDPSTTPSMPCQEIDGGKAAMLFIGLYLVALGVGGIKGSLPTHGAEQFDENTPQGRKQRSTFFNYFVFCLSFGALIAVTFVVWVEDNKGWEWGFAISTIAILVSIPIFFFGSTFYRNKIPSGSPLTTICKVLVAAMLNGCMSRNSSNAIANLSASPSYEPETNKEPEENTKQTDEIPTQSLKFLNRAVVNKPAHPALECTVNQVEDVKIVLKILPIFACTIVLNCCLAQLSTFSVEQAASMDTKLGSLKIPPASLPVFPVVFIMILAPVYDHLIIPFARRVTNTEMGITHLQRIGIGLFLSIISMAVAALVEIKRKRVATDSGLLDSTAPLPITFFWIALQYLFLGSADLFTLAGLLEFFFTEAPSSMRSLATSLSWASLAMGYYLSSVIVSIVNNVTGNSGHSPWLSGYTINRYHLDRFYWLMCVLSTLNFLHYLFWAMRYKYRSAGAGASK, encoded by the exons aTG GAAGGAGGGTATCAGAATACCAGATGGGAAGGGTATGTGGATTGGAGGAATAAGCCTGCTTTAAGGGGCAAACATGGTGGCATGCTTGCTGCTTCCTTTGCCTTGG TTGTGGAAGTGCTGGAGAACTTGGCCTACTTGGCAAATGCAAGCAACCTGGTGCTGTATCTTTCAAAGTACATGCACTTATCTCCATCAAAATCTGCAAACAATGTCACCAATTTCATGGGAACTGCTTTCCTTTTGGCTCTCCTTGGTGGCTTCTTGTCTGATGCTTTCTTCACCACTTACCACATCTACCTCATAAGCGCACTCATCGAATTCCTG GGCTTGATCATTCTTACCATCCAAGCTCGGACACCTTCCTTAAAGCCTCCAACATGTGATCCATCCACCACCCCATCTATGCCATGCCAGGAAATTGATGGTGGGAAAGCAGCTATGCTGTTCATAGGCCTTTATCTAGTGGCACTTGGTGTTGGAGGGATAAAGGGGTCCTTACCAACTCATGGTGCTGAGCAGTTTGATGAAAACACTCCACAAGGAAGGAAGCAAAGATCTACTTTCTTCAACTACTTTGTCTTTTGTCTCTCATTTGGTGCCCTTATTGCTGTCACATTTGTTGTGTGGGTTGAAGATAATAAGGGATGGGAGTGGGGTTTTGCCATCTCCACCATTGCAATATTGGTGTCAATTCCAATCTTCTTCTTTGGCTCTACCTTTTATAGGAACAAAATACCCTCTGGCAGCCCACTTACAACCATTTGCAAG GTACTGGTTGCAGCTATGCTGAACGGTTGCATGAGCAGAAACTCAAGCAATGCAATTGCTAACCTCTCTGCAAGCCCTTCTTACGAACCTGAAACCAACAAGGAACCAGAAGAAAATACTAAACAAACAGATGAAATCCCAACCCAAAGCCTTAAATTCCTAAACAGAGCTGTGGTGAACAAGCCAGCTCACCCAGCACTCGAATGCACGGTGAACCAAGTAGAAGACGTCAAGATCGTGCTAAAAATCCTCCCCATATTTGCTTGCACCATCGTCCTCAACTGCTGCCTAGCTCAGCTCTCGACATTCTCGGTCGAACAAGCCGCTTCCATGGACACCAAGCTGGGTTCATTGAAAATCCCACCAGCTTCACTACCGGTTTTCCCTGTAGTGTTCATCATGATCCTAGCCCCAGTTTACGACCACTTGATCATCCCATTTGCTCGAAGGGTAACCAACACCGAGATGGGCATAACTCACTTGCAACGAATCGGAATCGGTTTATTCCTTTCCATAATATCCATGGCAGTGGCCGCACTTGTGGAAATCAAACGAAAAAGAGTAGCAACCGACTCAGGCCTACTCGACTCAACCGCTCCATTACCCATCACCTTTTTTTGGATTGCTTTGCAGTATCTGTTCTTAGGTTCAGCTGATCTTTTCACCTTGGCAGGGCTACTAGAATTTTTCTTCACTGAAGCACCGTCAAGCATGAGATCATTGGCTACTTCCCTTTCCTGGGCTTCTTTAGCAATGGGGTATTATTTAAGCTCAGTGATTGTATCGATAGTAAACAACGTCACTGGTAACTCAGGCCACTCTCCATGGCTGTCTGGTTATACAATAAACCGATACCATCTCGACAGATTCTACTGGCTCATGTGCGTGCTCAGCACACTGAATTTCTTGCATTACCTTTTCTGGGCCATGCGCTACAAATACAGATCCGCAGGAGCTGGAGCTAGCAAGTAA